The DNA sequence GTAAAACCCTCTACAAGGACACGACCTCCCTGCTCGACACGGTAATCAAGACGAACTCTCGCTCCCTTAGGTTCCCTAAGCCAACCAGTAATAGTTACTTCACCGTCGTACCGGGCACCTTCCTTATAGCTACAACCACTCTCAAGCACCGGGAAAAAGATTCCTTGTGCTTCAAGTTCGCCATATGGAATTCCGAGTTCACGAAAATATTCCGTGCGAAGATGCTCGAACCAGACGTAATAGACGGTATGATGTACGACTCCCATCTGATCAGTCTCGGCATAGCGAACACGGACGGTGGCGGTTAGTGGCAAGGCGATTTCCGATACATAGTTAAAAGAGCAAATATCTGGCGATGGTGAAATAAACCAAGATGCCGATGATATCCACCCCTGTGGTCACAAAAGGTCCAGTCGAAACGGCGGGGTCAAATCTGAAGCGATGCATAAGTAGCGGGAAGATCGACGAGAGCAAAGCAGCCAGAGTCATGACAATCGTTATCGAGAGACCAACCACTAATCCAAGTTTGGCAGCCGACTCAAACTGAAAAAATACCATTATCCCTAAAAGAAAGCCGTAGGCAACACCAAGAATCACACCCGCCCCAAGCTGCTTCGATACCACACGGAGCCATGCATTCGGACTCACGCGCCCGGTGGCCAACCCGCGGACAATGATAGTCGCGCTCTGGGTTCCTACATTTCCCGCCATTCCAATAATTACAGGCATAAAAGCAGCCAGCGCAATAACTTTGCTCAATTCATTTTCAAAGACTCCAATCAACCAAGCGGCGCCCATCCCACCCATCCAACTCACAAAAAGCCAGGGAAAGCGAATCCAAGCCATTCTGCCTGCAGAAAGATTTGTAATCTCCTCGGCATGTGTTCCAGCCATCTTAAGGATATCTTCGGTAGCCTCCTCGCGAAGCACATCGATCACATCATCAACCGTAACGACCCCAAGCATGACACCCGAATCGTCAACAACCGGAATTGCCAGAATATTGTAGCGAGAAACGAGGCGCGCAACATCTTCTTGGTCTGCATGAACGGTGACACTCCAAACATTGGAGGTCATCACTTCTGATAATCGTTTATGAGGTTCTGCAAGTAAAAGCTGACGAAGACTTACCACCCCTCTTAAGTGGCGATCCTCACCTAAGACATACACATAAAAAACATAATCTACCTCATTCGCCTTTCTGACTTCACTAATAGCTTTTTCAATCGTAATTTCATCAAAAAACGCTACGAACGAGTCTGACATAATACTGCCCGCAGAGTCGGGGGCATAAGCCATGATATCTTCGATGACGAAAGATTCATGCACATCCATCTGCTCAACAACTTCACCGGCACGTCCCTCGGGAAGCGCTTCGAGAATATGGCGAGTATCGTCACTACCAATCTGTTTTAAAAGTGTTGCGATTGCCTCGTTAGACATCGGCTCAAGCAGTTCGGAAATGATGTACTGATCACACTCGGAAAGAATCTCTGCCTGGCGCTCAATGTCACTGACAACAGCAAAAGCTCTTTGGCGCTCTTCGGTTTCAAGATTACGAAAAATCTGGGCCGCCTCGGCAGGATGGACTTTAGCCAAGGCGTTTCCTAGATGAGTTCCCGCATTGCGGCGGAGTAGACGCCGAATCATGTCCTCAATCTGAAGAAGACGTGTATCCCGTTCCTGAACCATGTGGCCCCCAAATTGCGTCGTGCTTGAATCCTTAAAAACTATTGAAAATAGGCATGCTATTCGAATCGGAGGAGCACTTTATTTTACGCTCCCATAGCTGTCAAACATATCAAATCGATCAAATTCAAGAGAGTCTCCGACTTGCAGCTACATGCGAGTGCCACTAATATGATTGCAAAGGTTTAAGAATGTTCCAGACTCCCCAGAGAAAGGTTTAGCCTCATCTCCAAATTACACGGTAATTTGACAGGTCTT is a window from the Nitrospinaceae bacterium genome containing:
- the mgtE gene encoding magnesium transporter — its product is MVQERDTRLLQIEDMIRRLLRRNAGTHLGNALAKVHPAEAAQIFRNLETEERQRAFAVVSDIERQAEILSECDQYIISELLEPMSNEAIATLLKQIGSDDTRHILEALPEGRAGEVVEQMDVHESFVIEDIMAYAPDSAGSIMSDSFVAFFDEITIEKAISEVRKANEVDYVFYVYVLGEDRHLRGVVSLRQLLLAEPHKRLSEVMTSNVWSVTVHADQEDVARLVSRYNILAIPVVDDSGVMLGVVTVDDVIDVLREEATEDILKMAGTHAEEITNLSAGRMAWIRFPWLFVSWMGGMGAAWLIGVFENELSKVIALAAFMPVIIGMAGNVGTQSATIIVRGLATGRVSPNAWLRVVSKQLGAGVILGVAYGFLLGIMVFFQFESAAKLGLVVGLSITIVMTLAALLSSIFPLLMHRFRFDPAVSTGPFVTTGVDIIGILVYFTIARYLLF
- a CDS encoding acyl-CoA thioesterase; this encodes MGVVHHTVYYVWFEHLRTEYFRELGIPYGELEAQGIFFPVLESGCSYKEGARYDGEVTITGWLREPKGARVRLDYRVEQGGRVLVEGFTVHARTDAGGRPGRIPPEILGKMKAAASPVGEGPGLAPQ